Proteins encoded in a region of the Oscillospiraceae bacterium MB24-C1 genome:
- a CDS encoding YopX family protein: protein MREILFRGKRIDNEKWIEGGYWLNETPTRQTHHIIDCDGNSHVVGPSTIGQFTGLTDINRTKIFEGDIVKYRHGGEFADTGVYYRNYEIQFCNSYVRCGFRFHNGSINFACKQSTLGAGDCEIIGKIHDNPELLQAAK, encoded by the coding sequence ATGCGAGAAATATTATTTCGCGGTAAGCGAATTGATAACGAAAAATGGATTGAGGGTGGTTATTGGCTCAACGAAACACCGACCAGACAAACGCACCACATCATTGATTGCGATGGTAATTCTCACGTTGTCGGCCCCTCCACCATCGGCCAATTCACCGGCCTAACCGACATAAACCGTACCAAGATTTTTGAGGGCGATATTGTTAAATACCGCCACGGTGGAGAGTTTGCGGATACCGGAGTTTATTACCGTAATTATGAAATTCAGTTTTGCAATTCATATGTTAGGTGCGGATTTCGTTTTCACAATGGCAGCATCAACTTTGCGTGCAAGCAATCAACGCTAGGCGCTGGGGACTGCGAAATCATTGGTAAAATCCACGACAACCCCGAGCTTTTACAGGCCGCTAAATAA
- a CDS encoding cold-shock protein produces MNKGTVKWFNEGKGFGFIANDEGGEDVFVHFSAIQSNGFKSLVEGQKVFFDTEPDPKDSRKLRAVNVRVA; encoded by the coding sequence ATGAATAAAGGTACTGTCAAGTGGTTCAACGAGGGCAAAGGATTTGGGTTTATCGCCAACGACGAAGGCGGCGAGGATGTGTTTGTTCACTTCTCTGCCATTCAAAGCAACGGTTTTAAATCGCTGGTCGAGGGGCAGAAGGTTTTCTTTGATACCGAACCCGACCCCAAGGATTCCCGCAAGCTGCGCGCCGTTAACGTTCGTGTAGCTTAA
- a CDS encoding HNH endonuclease, translating to MAKEWAKAFYNSTAWQACRDSYIASVFGLCERCGKPGDIVHHKTILTPHNINDPGVTLNHARLEYLCQECHNKEHAARQQERPQRYRWGADGTVLPP from the coding sequence ATGGCAAAGGAATGGGCGAAAGCATTCTACAATTCAACAGCATGGCAAGCCTGCCGGGATAGCTACATTGCATCGGTGTTCGGCCTGTGTGAACGCTGTGGCAAACCGGGCGACATCGTTCACCACAAAACCATCCTCACACCGCATAACATCAACGACCCGGGTGTCACACTCAACCATGCAAGGCTGGAATATCTCTGTCAGGAGTGCCACAACAAAGAACATGCCGCGCGGCAGCAAGAGCGCCCGCAGCGGTACCGGTGGGGGGCAGATGGAACGGTACTCCCCCCTTAA
- a CDS encoding terminase large subunit, with protein sequence MNYILEYYQKIKAGEIIVGKWILLVYEYIVNGLENGSFFFSSKKASKAIRFVEAFCHHCEGRSDLIRLELWQKAILSCIFGIVDAEGLRVFREVLIVMMRKQGKTLFASAIIAYMAYLDGEYGAKVYCLAPKLEQAAIVYENFYQMVEKEPELSALAKKRRSDIYIADYNTSIKPIAFNAKKSDGFNPHLVICDEIAGWSGEAGLRQYEVMKSALGARRQPLILSISTAGYVNDSIYDELVKRATAFLLGSSRERRLLPFLYMIDDPDKWNDINELQKAGPNLGVSVAVDFLLEEIAVAENSLSKRAEFLTKYCNIKQNASVAWLDYQTVDKAANTKEPYSLEDFRSSYCVGGIDLSQTTDLTACCVVIEREGKLYTFAKFFMPASRLEAAQAEDGVPYELFRQRGLLQLSGENYVDYRDCFNWFRELVEEYEILPLKIGYDRYSAQYLVEEMKQYGFHMDDVHQGENLTPVIREFEGILKDGAFNMGDNALLKAHFLNVALKHNSETRKFRPVKIGQRERIDGFVAVIDAMTVRQKWYADIGEQLKNEG encoded by the coding sequence ATGAACTACATACTGGAGTATTACCAGAAAATCAAGGCCGGGGAAATCATCGTCGGCAAGTGGATTTTGCTAGTGTACGAATATATCGTGAACGGGCTGGAAAACGGCTCGTTTTTCTTTTCCTCGAAAAAGGCGAGTAAGGCCATCCGGTTTGTGGAGGCGTTTTGTCACCATTGCGAGGGGCGCAGCGACCTGATCCGGCTGGAGCTGTGGCAAAAGGCGATACTTTCCTGCATCTTCGGCATTGTGGACGCGGAGGGCCTGCGGGTGTTCCGCGAGGTTTTAATCGTCATGATGCGCAAGCAGGGCAAGACGCTTTTCGCCTCGGCTATTATCGCCTATATGGCGTATCTCGATGGCGAGTATGGCGCAAAGGTCTATTGCCTCGCGCCGAAGCTGGAGCAGGCCGCCATCGTGTACGAAAACTTTTATCAGATGGTGGAAAAGGAGCCGGAATTGTCGGCGCTCGCCAAGAAACGCCGGTCAGATATTTACATCGCGGACTACAACACCAGCATCAAGCCTATTGCATTCAACGCCAAGAAGTCGGACGGCTTCAACCCGCATTTGGTGATCTGCGACGAGATCGCGGGCTGGTCAGGCGAGGCGGGGCTGCGGCAGTATGAGGTCATGAAGTCGGCGCTGGGCGCTAGGCGGCAGCCGCTCATTTTGTCAATCTCCACGGCGGGCTATGTCAACGATTCGATTTATGACGAACTGGTCAAGCGCGCCACGGCCTTTCTGCTGGGCAGTAGCCGCGAGCGTCGCCTGTTGCCGTTTCTGTACATGATCGACGACCCGGACAAGTGGAACGACATCAACGAGCTGCAGAAAGCGGGGCCGAACCTCGGCGTGTCGGTGGCGGTGGATTTCCTACTGGAAGAGATCGCGGTCGCCGAAAATAGCCTTTCAAAGCGGGCGGAGTTTCTGACCAAATACTGCAACATCAAGCAGAACGCCTCCGTCGCGTGGCTGGACTACCAGACGGTGGACAAGGCCGCGAACACAAAGGAGCCGTACAGCCTCGAGGATTTCCGTTCTTCCTATTGCGTGGGTGGTATCGACCTTTCGCAGACCACCGACCTGACCGCCTGCTGCGTGGTAATCGAGCGGGAGGGTAAACTGTACACCTTTGCAAAATTCTTTATGCCCGCGTCCCGGCTGGAGGCGGCGCAAGCAGAGGACGGCGTCCCGTATGAGCTGTTCCGTCAGCGTGGGCTTTTGCAGCTTTCGGGCGAGAACTATGTGGACTATCGGGACTGCTTTAACTGGTTCCGCGAACTGGTGGAAGAGTATGAAATTTTGCCGCTTAAAATAGGCTACGACCGTTATTCGGCGCAGTATCTCGTAGAAGAAATGAAGCAATATGGCTTTCACATGGACGACGTGCATCAAGGTGAGAACCTCACGCCGGTGATCCGGGAGTTTGAGGGAATATTGAAAGACGGCGCTTTTAACATGGGCGACAATGCGCTGTTAAAGGCGCATTTCCTGAATGTGGCTCTGAAACACAACAGCGAGACAAGAAAGTTCCGCCCGGTGAAGATCGGCCAGCGCGAGCGCATTGACGGCTTTGTCGCTGTGATCGACGCCATGACAGTGCGCCAAAAATGGTATGCCGACATTGGCGAGCAGCTAAAAAATGAGGGGTGA
- a CDS encoding phage portal protein has protein sequence MGLFESIFKRPNRANNVGQYFQTLTAYRPAFTSFDGGLYEMELTRAAIHAVANHVSKLKPEVIGSAKPHLKRTLTYRPNPFSSTPQFLYRLATILLVNNTAFLVPIEDAFEDIIGYYPALPQLCEVMDVGGRPYLRYTFSSGKRATIELERTGVLTMHQYRDDFFGETNAAMYPTMQLIHTQNQGIEEGVKNSATFRFMAQASNFAKGTDLAAERKRFTAENFAAEESGGLLLFPNGYTNIQQIKSQPFVVDAAQMQAIQANVFNYFGVNEEILQNKAIGDSWAAFYEGQIEPLSIQISTVMTNMTFTDRERSTGNQIFLTANRLQYMTNNDKLRVSTLMFDRGLMNRNEIREIWNLPSLEDGDGYYIRGEYHPTKEEPLK, from the coding sequence TTGGGACTTTTCGAGAGCATTTTTAAACGGCCCAACCGCGCCAACAATGTCGGGCAGTATTTCCAAACCCTGACGGCCTACCGCCCGGCGTTCACGTCGTTTGATGGCGGGCTGTATGAAATGGAACTAACCCGCGCAGCGATTCACGCGGTGGCGAACCACGTCAGCAAGCTAAAACCGGAGGTAATCGGATCCGCAAAGCCGCATTTAAAACGCACATTGACATACCGACCGAATCCGTTTTCGTCAACACCGCAGTTTTTGTACCGGCTGGCTACCATTCTGCTGGTGAATAACACGGCGTTTCTCGTACCAATTGAGGACGCATTCGAGGACATCATCGGGTATTATCCAGCGCTGCCGCAGCTTTGCGAGGTCATGGACGTGGGCGGCAGGCCGTACCTGCGCTATACCTTTTCGAGCGGGAAACGCGCGACCATTGAGCTGGAACGGACAGGCGTGTTGACGATGCACCAGTACCGCGACGACTTTTTCGGAGAAACAAATGCGGCTATGTACCCGACCATGCAGCTGATCCATACACAGAATCAGGGCATTGAGGAGGGTGTCAAAAATTCGGCGACCTTCCGATTCATGGCGCAAGCCTCAAACTTCGCAAAGGGCACCGATTTGGCTGCCGAGCGCAAGCGCTTTACCGCTGAGAACTTCGCCGCCGAAGAATCGGGCGGGTTGTTGCTGTTTCCAAACGGGTACACCAACATTCAGCAGATTAAAAGCCAGCCGTTCGTGGTGGATGCCGCTCAGATGCAGGCTATTCAGGCGAATGTGTTTAACTACTTCGGAGTAAATGAGGAAATCTTGCAGAACAAGGCTATTGGTGACAGCTGGGCGGCGTTCTATGAGGGGCAGATCGAGCCGCTTTCCATTCAGATATCCACCGTCATGACCAATATGACCTTCACTGACCGCGAGCGTTCAACCGGCAACCAGATTTTTCTCACCGCCAACCGGCTGCAGTATATGACCAACAACGATAAGTTGCGGGTGTCGACGCTGATGTTCGACCGTGGCCTTATGAACCGCAACGAAATACGGGAGATTTGGAACCTGCCGTCGCTGGAGGATGGAGACGGTTATTACATTCGCGGTGAATATCACCCGACAAAGGAGGAACCGCTTAAATGA
- a CDS encoding HK97 family phage prohead protease: MTKDRQHRTFEIRAAGDGMTVEGYAATFEQPTILYECEGVKYYEVIARGAFTGAQMSDVMMNYNHRGKPVARTKNGTLTLEVDDLGLKIKADLSGTEEGRRLYEEVKGGYIDKMSFSFKADPNRDSYDRLTHTRRISGFERIFDVAAVDIPAYDSTSISARSFFEAQAEAEAAEAVQHRNAAKKLILNLTTEGF; encoded by the coding sequence ATGACAAAAGACAGGCAGCACCGCACATTTGAAATTCGTGCGGCGGGCGACGGCATGACCGTGGAGGGCTACGCAGCAACCTTTGAGCAGCCCACCATTCTGTATGAATGCGAGGGGGTTAAATATTACGAGGTCATTGCGCGCGGGGCGTTCACCGGTGCGCAGATGTCCGACGTGATGATGAACTATAACCACCGGGGCAAGCCGGTGGCCAGAACCAAAAACGGCACCCTAACGCTAGAGGTGGACGACTTGGGCCTTAAAATCAAGGCCGACCTTTCCGGCACCGAAGAGGGGCGCAGACTTTACGAAGAGGTCAAGGGCGGTTACATAGATAAAATGTCCTTTTCCTTTAAGGCAGACCCCAACCGGGACAGCTACGACAGGCTAACCCACACACGGCGTATTTCCGGATTCGAGCGCATTTTTGACGTGGCGGCGGTCGATATTCCGGCTTACGATAGCACCAGCATTTCGGCACGTTCCTTTTTTGAGGCGCAGGCCGAAGCAGAGGCGGCGGAGGCCGTCCAACACCGAAACGCAGCCAAAAAGCTGATATTAAATTTAACAACGGAGGGATTTTAG
- a CDS encoding phage major capsid protein, producing the protein MKKRIKDIEARLSAIKGEAAKDDADIDALTKEAGDLQEERTGLLNQIEKRQKLLDSISNGSEGQITRIFDDGSEPRKYTAESPEYRSAFFKNLLGKELATEERAAFTHLTTNTAAVLPTTTLNQIWDLVSGQHSIMKDIKVLKTGTVIKVAKHVSILQGKAKKVAEGVANDDEQNEFIDVTLTGNDFSKHINVSYAMAQMSIDALEAYLVSELSEQLGEAMADDAVATIITGINAANKVETAAVATVTYKELAGVFGKLKRARDIKVYVTNATLYNRLVAMTDDTGRPIFQSNMQDGAKGALLGGLIRIEDSVGDDKILIGDPNRVLFNMVQDIMIERDKDIKNHVYTYAGYARGEGALMDDKSFALLTVKPTV; encoded by the coding sequence ATGAAAAAGAGAATCAAGGACATCGAAGCTCGCCTTTCGGCCATCAAGGGCGAGGCGGCAAAGGACGACGCGGATATCGACGCGCTGACCAAGGAGGCGGGCGACCTGCAGGAAGAGCGCACGGGACTGCTTAACCAGATCGAGAAGCGCCAGAAGCTGCTCGACAGCATTTCTAACGGCAGCGAGGGGCAGATCACCCGCATTTTTGACGATGGCTCCGAGCCGCGCAAGTATACCGCCGAATCGCCTGAATACCGCAGCGCGTTTTTTAAAAACCTGCTGGGCAAAGAGCTGGCCACCGAGGAACGCGCTGCTTTCACCCACCTGACCACCAACACCGCCGCCGTTCTGCCGACCACGACCCTGAACCAGATTTGGGACTTGGTGAGCGGGCAGCACAGCATCATGAAGGATATTAAGGTGCTGAAAACCGGCACCGTTATCAAGGTCGCCAAGCATGTTTCTATCTTGCAGGGTAAGGCTAAGAAGGTCGCAGAGGGCGTTGCCAACGACGACGAGCAGAACGAATTTATCGACGTCACCCTGACCGGCAACGACTTCTCCAAGCACATCAATGTTTCCTATGCAATGGCGCAAATGAGCATTGACGCGCTGGAGGCGTATCTGGTCAGCGAGCTTTCCGAGCAGCTGGGCGAGGCGATGGCAGACGACGCCGTCGCGACTATTATCACGGGTATTAACGCGGCCAACAAGGTCGAGACAGCGGCAGTGGCAACCGTCACCTACAAGGAGCTGGCGGGCGTATTCGGCAAGCTTAAGCGGGCGCGTGACATCAAGGTTTATGTCACCAATGCCACCCTTTACAACCGTCTGGTTGCCATGACTGACGACACCGGGCGACCGATTTTCCAGTCCAACATGCAGGACGGTGCCAAGGGGGCGCTGCTGGGCGGCCTGATCCGCATCGAGGATTCAGTCGGTGACGACAAGATCCTGATCGGCGACCCGAACCGTGTGCTGTTCAACATGGTGCAGGACATCATGATCGAGCGGGATAAGGACATCAAGAACCATGTTTATACTTACGCCGGGTATGCCAGAGGCGAGGGCGCGCTGATGGATGATAAGTCCTTTGCGCTGCTGACTGTAAAGCCCACCGTCTAA
- a CDS encoding DNA-packaging protein, producing MLEAVKLALRITTKYFDAELNDLIAAAQADLTLCGVTVVGKESDPLIKRAAVLYCKAHFGADDNAGRYQQSYDMLKGSLMIAGDYRAGS from the coding sequence ATGCTAGAAGCGGTCAAATTAGCGCTGCGGATTACCACCAAATATTTTGACGCCGAGTTAAACGACCTGATTGCTGCCGCGCAGGCCGATTTGACGCTGTGCGGCGTGACTGTTGTCGGGAAAGAGAGCGACCCGCTGATAAAGCGGGCCGCTGTGCTTTACTGCAAGGCGCATTTTGGTGCGGACGATAACGCCGGGCGCTATCAGCAGTCCTATGACATGCTGAAAGGCTCGTTGATGATTGCGGGGGATTATCGTGCTGGATCGTGA
- a CDS encoding phage head closure protein: MLDRDIVITLIGGAPAVNAAGDAIPGSERTDIIARIRSIGQSEFYQAQALGQKPEIKAVIWAAEYGDQRQAEIGGRVYRINRTFQNGDHMELVCQSGVG, encoded by the coding sequence GTGCTGGATCGTGACATTGTTATAACGCTGATCGGTGGTGCGCCTGCTGTCAACGCGGCGGGCGATGCCATCCCCGGGAGCGAGCGCACCGACATAATCGCGCGGATTCGCTCAATTGGACAGTCTGAATTTTATCAGGCGCAGGCGCTGGGACAAAAGCCGGAGATCAAAGCCGTCATATGGGCGGCGGAGTACGGCGACCAGCGGCAGGCCGAGATCGGCGGGCGGGTGTACCGCATTAACCGGACTTTTCAAAATGGCGACCACATGGAACTGGTCTGTCAGTCGGGGGTGGGTTAA
- a CDS encoding phage tail family protein: MVNGFTFRGESASSKGIIVQRITNLLKPAKRVNLLTIAGRNGVTRQTDGTYAERQILMDCILIEHNRAALQLKVEAIAKWLSTSGELVILSTPGRIYDMSPDGEIVLSPNQSTQSFQIAFSGFPFALSQPNMADFIINSNEQNAQVAVSGTADTPCVIRIKNTGTSPIYNIQIGHRKEVN; encoded by the coding sequence ATGGTCAATGGTTTTACATTCAGGGGTGAAAGCGCCTCGTCAAAGGGGATCATAGTGCAGCGGATCACGAATCTACTAAAACCGGCCAAGCGGGTGAACCTGCTGACCATTGCCGGGCGCAACGGTGTGACGCGGCAGACCGACGGCACCTATGCCGAGCGGCAGATTCTCATGGACTGCATACTCATTGAGCACAACCGCGCCGCGCTGCAGCTGAAAGTGGAGGCCATCGCCAAGTGGCTTTCCACTTCCGGCGAGCTGGTGATTCTTTCAACGCCCGGCCGCATTTATGACATGTCACCAGATGGGGAGATTGTGCTGTCGCCCAACCAGTCAACACAGTCCTTTCAAATTGCATTCTCGGGCTTTCCGTTTGCGTTGAGCCAGCCCAATATGGCGGACTTCATCATCAACAGCAACGAACAAAACGCGCAGGTTGCGGTCAGCGGCACCGCTGATACACCTTGCGTGATCCGCATCAAAAATACCGGTACCAGCCCGATTTATAACATTCAGATCGGGCACCGGAAGGAGGTCAATTGA
- a CDS encoding phage tail family protein, which produces MIRFNRGKFNVSGGDTTSFICDVRALHRVEARMSTLVKLERTALSAAHGVTGRMSATLAARCSMQSAFSGVARPKYMVNMGTAQIAAQFSLSTPALRTTAYDYIDLKGIQLLPGETLEIDTENMTVTINGKNAVQHWQLGSKFFELAPGENTFIYYDTASTRKAALTVTWRDRWL; this is translated from the coding sequence ATGATCCGCTTTAACAGGGGCAAGTTTAATGTTTCGGGCGGGGACACCACAAGCTTTATTTGCGATGTGCGCGCGTTGCATAGGGTTGAGGCTCGTATGTCCACACTGGTGAAGCTGGAGCGCACGGCACTTTCGGCGGCGCATGGCGTGACCGGCAGGATGTCGGCGACGCTGGCCGCTCGCTGTTCGATGCAGTCGGCATTCTCAGGCGTGGCAAGGCCAAAATATATGGTCAATATGGGCACGGCGCAAATTGCCGCGCAGTTTTCGCTATCAACCCCGGCGCTGCGCACTACCGCCTATGATTACATCGACCTGAAAGGCATTCAGCTACTGCCCGGCGAAACGCTGGAGATTGACACCGAGAACATGACGGTGACGATCAACGGCAAAAATGCGGTGCAGCACTGGCAGCTGGGCAGCAAGTTTTTTGAGCTGGCACCCGGCGAGAACACGTTTATCTATTACGACACCGCATCTACGCGAAAGGCGGCGCTTACGGTGACATGGCGCGACAGGTGGTTGTGA
- a CDS encoding phage tail spike protein, translating to MVTTIYDHKTGQRLCFLQNAFDIEYSINLNGLHTARFSLPAEDEKNAYCTPFNYVELFDGDERVELFRIMPYTFTRTADTHAYTYECEHVLAVLMDDVLFGWHELGNMATPQIMRYVLDRQVVTRWQLGRCDFTDLYQYAWENENLLSALLSIPASFAAAYRWTFDTTVTPWVLNLIRADEAFSGKEIRYRKNMSEITKTVDATNLTTRLYCLGYGEGDNQLTIGSPPYLDADTIDRYGIISKIYVDRSQQTRESLRAAGRAVLEATKEPYVSYMVQATDKAAAIGEMVRVIDDEDGIEFYAVVAAVTVSQDNVTVQIANKVQDVAATIADLSDRQRIADLYAQGATNIDSHDFADNCDASNPATLRFYIPAEAVRINAVKLTYSFLPFRSFSKGVASGGGSSVTSKSGGGRSATSDAGGGDSVTSESGGRATVSYSPTYNSVSSSYPKYDDGEGIEEHYHTVGTGTMAHSHTVPGHTHKVAIPDHRHSFDIPSHTHKVDVPTHTHDMQHGIFTGTKASAATIKVDGRAIPATADTELDIVQYLATDNAGKITRSAWHSIEIIPNLLTRIEASVMVQVFINSRGKGDY from the coding sequence ATGGTGACGACGATCTATGACCATAAAACAGGGCAGCGGCTCTGCTTTCTGCAAAATGCTTTTGACATTGAATATTCAATAAACCTAAACGGCCTGCACACGGCGCGGTTTTCCCTCCCAGCGGAGGACGAAAAAAACGCCTATTGTACGCCGTTTAATTATGTGGAGCTGTTCGACGGCGACGAAAGGGTCGAGCTGTTTCGCATCATGCCGTATACTTTCACCCGAACGGCGGACACTCACGCCTACACCTACGAGTGCGAGCATGTGCTGGCGGTGTTGATGGACGATGTGCTGTTCGGATGGCATGAGCTGGGCAACATGGCCACGCCGCAGATCATGCGCTATGTCCTCGACCGGCAGGTCGTGACGCGGTGGCAGCTCGGGCGGTGTGATTTCACTGACCTTTATCAGTATGCGTGGGAGAATGAAAACCTGCTGTCGGCGCTCTTATCTATTCCGGCGTCGTTCGCGGCGGCATATCGCTGGACGTTTGACACGACCGTGACCCCGTGGGTGCTGAATCTCATTCGTGCCGACGAGGCTTTCAGTGGAAAGGAAATCCGATACCGCAAAAACATGTCGGAGATCACCAAGACGGTGGACGCCACCAACCTAACGACCCGGCTTTACTGCCTCGGGTACGGGGAGGGGGACAACCAGCTGACCATTGGCAGCCCGCCGTATCTGGATGCCGACACCATCGACCGCTATGGCATTATTTCAAAAATTTATGTCGACCGCAGCCAGCAGACCCGTGAAAGTCTGCGTGCGGCGGGGCGGGCTGTGCTGGAGGCAACCAAGGAGCCGTATGTCAGCTATATGGTGCAGGCGACCGACAAAGCGGCGGCCATCGGCGAGATGGTGCGGGTGATCGACGACGAGGACGGCATCGAATTTTACGCTGTCGTGGCTGCGGTCACGGTGTCACAGGACAATGTGACGGTGCAGATCGCCAACAAGGTGCAGGATGTGGCGGCGACGATTGCCGACCTTTCCGACCGGCAGCGGATCGCCGACCTCTACGCGCAAGGGGCGACCAACATTGATTCCCACGATTTCGCCGACAACTGCGACGCCTCTAATCCGGCAACGCTGCGATTTTATATTCCTGCCGAGGCGGTGCGGATCAACGCGGTGAAGCTGACCTATTCCTTCCTGCCGTTTCGCTCATTTTCAAAGGGTGTCGCGAGCGGGGGCGGCAGCAGCGTGACCTCAAAGTCGGGCGGCGGGCGGAGTGCCACTTCCGACGCAGGCGGTGGGGACAGTGTGACGAGCGAATCGGGCGGCAGGGCGACGGTGTCCTATTCCCCGACCTACAATTCGGTGTCGTCGAGCTATCCGAAATATGACGACGGCGAGGGTATCGAAGAGCATTACCACACGGTGGGAACGGGGACAATGGCGCATTCGCACACCGTCCCGGGTCATACACATAAGGTAGCGATACCGGATCACCGGCATTCTTTCGATATTCCATCCCACACCCACAAGGTGGATGTTCCGACGCACACGCACGACATGCAGCACGGTATTTTTACCGGCACCAAGGCCAGCGCGGCGACCATAAAGGTAGACGGACGCGCCATTCCGGCGACTGCTGACACCGAGCTGGATATCGTGCAATATCTCGCCACCGACAACGCGGGGAAGATCACCCGGTCGGCGTGGCATTCTATCGAGATTATACCCAACCTGCTGACCCGCATAGAGGCGTCGGTCATGGTGCAGGTTTTCATCAATTCTCGCGGCAAGGGGGATTATTAA